A window from Candidatus Binatia bacterium encodes these proteins:
- a CDS encoding peroxiredoxin, whose product MAIEEGQPAPDFTLVDATGKKVSLKDFAGKDVILYFYPKDDTPGCTKEACGFRDNGKALAKANAVVLGVSADSAPSHQKFIAKYKLPFPLLSDPERTVMEEYGAYGEKMMYGKKTTGVIRSTVWIGPDGRVKKHWAKVANAEAHPAQVLQALTGGK is encoded by the coding sequence ATGGCGATTGAAGAAGGCCAGCCCGCACCGGATTTCACCCTCGTCGACGCCACCGGCAAGAAAGTCTCTCTCAAGGACTTCGCCGGCAAGGACGTCATTCTGTACTTCTACCCCAAAGACGACACGCCCGGCTGCACGAAGGAAGCCTGTGGCTTTCGCGACAACGGGAAGGCTCTCGCCAAAGCCAATGCCGTTGTCCTCGGCGTCTCCGCTGACAGCGCGCCGTCGCACCAGAAGTTCATCGCCAAGTACAAGCTGCCGTTCCCTTTGCTCTCCGACCCGGAGCGCACGGTGATGGAGGAGTACGGCGCCTATGGCGAGAAGATGATGTACGGGAAGAAAACCACCGGGGTCATCCGCTCGACGGTGTGGATTGGTCCGGACGGTCGCGTCAAGAAGCATTGGGCGAAGGTAGCGAACGCCGAGGCGCATCCAGCCCAAGTGTTGCAAGCGCTGACCGGCGGCAAGTAG
- a CDS encoding SDR family oxidoreductase produces the protein MSKLCEGRVAIVTGAGRGIGREHAIMLAAHGAKVVVNDLGGERDGTGRSEGPAAEVVRQIVAAGGAAVVNADDVSNWEGAQRLIQQAISTFGRLDVVVNNAGILRDRMLVNMSEAEWDAVIKVHLKGTFGPAHFAAAYWRDQAKAGKAVDARIINTTSVSGIYGNPGQTNYGAAKAGIAAFTIIAARELGRYGITVNAVAPGALTRMTEDIGMGRGTDEEKATLHPRWIAPIVTWLASPESKHITGRVFEASGQVLAIAESWHRGPVTKPIEDPATMGPVVAELMRTARKNAGMNGQDLD, from the coding sequence ATGAGCAAGTTGTGTGAAGGTCGGGTCGCTATTGTCACCGGTGCCGGTCGCGGCATCGGCCGGGAGCACGCCATCATGCTGGCTGCCCATGGGGCCAAGGTGGTCGTCAACGACCTCGGCGGTGAACGCGACGGCACCGGCCGGTCAGAGGGGCCGGCAGCTGAAGTGGTGCGCCAGATCGTTGCTGCCGGCGGCGCGGCCGTCGTCAACGCCGATGACGTCAGCAATTGGGAGGGCGCCCAGCGCCTGATCCAGCAGGCCATCAGCACATTCGGGCGCTTGGACGTGGTGGTGAACAACGCCGGCATTCTGCGCGACCGCATGCTGGTCAACATGAGCGAGGCGGAATGGGATGCCGTCATCAAGGTGCACTTGAAGGGCACCTTCGGACCGGCACACTTCGCGGCGGCCTACTGGCGCGATCAAGCCAAGGCCGGCAAGGCCGTCGACGCACGCATCATCAACACGACATCCGTGTCCGGGATCTACGGCAATCCGGGACAGACCAACTATGGCGCCGCCAAGGCAGGGATCGCCGCCTTTACCATCATTGCGGCGCGGGAACTGGGACGGTACGGCATAACCGTGAACGCCGTGGCGCCCGGGGCGCTGACGCGGATGACCGAAGATATCGGTATGGGGCGCGGCACCGATGAGGAGAAAGCCACGCTGCATCCGCGCTGGATCGCCCCCATCGTTACTTGGCTGGCAAGCCCCGAATCGAAGCACATCACCGGACGGGTCTTCGAGGCCTCCGGCCAGGTGCTGGCGATTGCTGAGAGCTGGCACCGCGGCCCCGTGACCAAGCCGATCGAGGACCCCGCCACCATGGGCCCGGTGGTCGCGGAGCTGATGCGGACGGCTCGCAAGAACGCCGGCATGAACGGGCAGGATCTCGACTAG